One Gordonia mangrovi genomic region harbors:
- a CDS encoding RES domain-containing protein, which translates to MSRQRSFQKPPPATLDGFPVWDLGADVDLFRCHRASRGPWWFTGLGQGRFDLVPPRGTCYLGLDEAAAVREAVGPELVDFGCITADFASARRVSRVRVPERHRLADLTASEAADFGVTRELCSMTPYDVPQRWATALAARAGGIRYEPRFSTGPDAVAVALFGEMGDPGWPESERESVSLGVVARRVGIEVRRAPSSVTVVQPPVR; encoded by the coding sequence ATGAGCCGTCAGCGCTCGTTCCAGAAACCGCCACCCGCAACGCTCGACGGCTTTCCCGTCTGGGATCTCGGTGCCGACGTCGACCTGTTCCGTTGTCACCGGGCATCGCGGGGTCCGTGGTGGTTCACTGGGCTCGGACAAGGCCGGTTCGATCTGGTGCCGCCGCGGGGGACCTGCTACCTCGGCCTTGACGAGGCGGCTGCCGTTCGTGAGGCCGTCGGCCCGGAGCTCGTCGACTTCGGCTGTATTACTGCCGACTTCGCCTCGGCGCGGCGGGTGTCGCGGGTGCGGGTGCCCGAGCGGCACCGGCTCGCCGACCTCACGGCGTCGGAAGCCGCGGACTTCGGTGTCACCCGCGAGTTGTGTTCGATGACTCCGTACGACGTCCCGCAGCGGTGGGCGACGGCACTGGCCGCGCGCGCAGGCGGCATTCGCTACGAGCCGCGGTTCAGCACGGGGCCCGACGCGGTTGCGGTGGCGCTGTTCGGGGAGATGGGCGATCCGGGTTGGCCGGAGTCGGAGCGTGAATCGGTCAGTCTTGGTGTTGTGGCGCGGCGTGTGGGGATCGAAGTGCGTCGGGCGCCGTCGTCGGTGACGGTTGTGCAGCCGCCAGTGCGGTGA